In Aspergillus fumigatus Af293 chromosome 2, whole genome shotgun sequence, a genomic segment contains:
- the ags2 gene encoding alpha-1,3-glucan synthase Ags2, whose product MGWRLVGSLLAFFAATSIAWPYDEALVDYNLNTNKQASNPAEYSTDGPGHKYTPSPDNWRFPMYTLFLDRFVNGDPTNDNINGTLFEHDLNSNQMRHGGDVVGLIDTLDYLQGMGIKGIYLAGTILLNQPWGSDGYSTLDTTLLDHHFGNIQSWRDAISEIHRRGMYVVFDNTIATMGDLIGFEGYLNTTTPFSVKEHKALWKTDRHYVDFHFGNDYNETCDYPRFWNETGWPVDQSVRDQLNGCYDSDFDQYGDREAFGVYPDWQRQLAKFASVQDRLREWNPSVRQRLTRHSCMIIEALDIDGFRYDKATQATVDALGEMSLAYRECARKVGKNNFFISGEITGGNTFGSIYLGRGRQPNQYLKSAIDAMNMTNLSDHQYFLREHGHEAIDAAAFHYSIYRSLTRFLGLDGNLAAGYDTPVDWTDAWNLMVISNDMINANTGKFDPRHMYGATNQDVFRWPAIEYGVERQLLALFITTLHLPGIPLLLWGEEQAFYILDATASNYIYGRQAMSPATAWKTHGCFQLTPSQYYNWPIQKGRQGCHDETATYDHRDPSHPVRNIIKHMYQMRENYLVLNDGWWLQKLSKQTREIYLPGSNSTPTETGMWSILRGVTPGIQSLGSDKDDQPVWLVYQNENHTVDYKFDCGSNDSALVAPFASGTTVRNLFYPHDEHVLKDGPKKLGLNGSSDTNGCLDSLTLKPFEFRAYVPKNRFIAPRPMITQITPGHDTPLLSKVAPDQAEEIDVSIYFSAEMDCDSVTKSITLNSTTESGKTPSVDSKSASCRKIPATDTQWTGQLPNVWVWTGKLTGVYNGIHRLTVTNASDSAGTSATNAIDHFLFRVGQSDNPMVFTSANYSSSLLHEHENGTLFIQHHAAGADKYRYSTNWGSSFSDWMDYKGGNETIEELPWSGTEKQKWQGKHVRVEYWSKLTGSSDYVQEGDSGWDSNRPRRFPHLFFNGPYNQYGYDAGLDNAVQLGDDGLWRFRFVAEWPAQGQFNVWGINPDGQPDQSFVFGDADMDGVLDRMPPSSLSTTLINITDHPPAPHLAWVLHLDDSTLQFQLEPTGSRAAQMAAFFLLWLIPVLTAAACVYGFKKSFYQVKFNQVGVSEKKKLLPLWLRRKIKRADLEDGEPMNPLVRFANRSSFVQSRSAFNEGTLKRRTVLIATMEYDIEDWAIKIKIGGLGVMAQLMGKNLGHQNLIWVVPCVGGVDYPEDQRADPMFVTVLGNSYEVNVQYHVIKNITYVLLDAPVFRQQTKTEPYPARMDDLDSAIYYSAWNQCIAQAIRRFSVELYHVNDYHGSIAPLYLLPQTIPICLSLHNAEFQGLWPMRTQKEKDEVCSVFNLDLDVASRYVQFGEVFNMLHAGASYLRLHQQGFGAVGVSKKYGKRSYARYPIFWGLKKVGNLPNPDPTDTGEWNGEPTRQSDIKVDAAYEASRGEFKRQAQEWAGLEQNPNADLLVFVGRWSMQKGIDLIADVMPAVLEARSNVQLICVGPVIDLYGKFAALKLDRMMELYPGRVFSRPEFTALPPFIFSGADFALIPSRDEPFGLVAVEFGRKGALGIGARVGGLGQMPGWWYNVESTTTSHLLHQFKLAIGSALDSKPKVRAIMRARSAKQRFPVAQWVEDLEILQSTAIRIHSKELAKSSGQTLTPSGCNTPSGTMTPPVAGNLTPTGIQTPPLMHSREPSVSNASRLSVLGPQQRNTIVYSRDPSPGMIEKPKSGLSRQLSLGVRAGPGHLERRGRRKLKKMNQAGSDDNQNSTTDVESSSDDDIIPSYYGDDEYTLTPEQAEAGRQTEISQQQGHHSVWTPRDFFSQRHSSQTSISFNTPLSPTSTGVTEADDAIFPPARRMLEPANPSHRLSSASVLSVDSIVGAKRDYRLQRVDPFFTDSTGEFYRIFEKKLETLNGSNSESQLCIEEYLVKSEKKWFNRFRDARLGRNQSPASSVFRIKRDYSPNDTVSNEMGARESDSDPPKERDEFFLGSDYVPPTGLKKWMQVRIGDWPIYSIFLGLGQIIAANSYQITLLTGEVGQTPEKLYGIATTYLITSIIWWFFFRYFKSVVVLSLPWLLYGLAFVIIGVAHFESNSFSRGWIQNVGSGLYAAAASSGSIFFALNFGDENGVPVKQWVFRACVIQGTQQAYVIGLWYWGTSLAQASNSGIINPQGDITNTWRITAICLPIAIILWSVGLLVFFGLPNYYRQIPGKVPSFYKSVFRRKIVLWNFVVVIVQNFFLSAQYGRNWSFLWSSKNAEAWQVGILCAFFFGAVWAALLYLFGYLSKSHSWIIPVFACGLGAPRWAQVLWGVSGIGLYVPWAGGDLAGALVSRSLWLWLGVLDSLQGLGFGMILLQTLTRMHICFTLLASQVLGSIATICARAFAPNNIGPGPISPDLTAGVSSVANAWFWIAIFFQLLICAGFLRFFRKEQLSKP is encoded by the exons ATGGGTTGGAGGCTTGTAGGTTCGTTGCTTGCGTTCTTCGCGGCGACCTCGATAGCATGGCCTTACGACGAGGCCCTCGTTGACTACAATCTTAACACGAACAAGCAAGCGAGCAATCCTGCTGAATACTCTACGGATGGACCTGGCCACAAGTATACACCGTCGCCAGACAATTGGCGTTTCCCCATGTACACCCTTTTCCTGGACCGTTTTGTCAATGGAGATCCAACCAACGATAACATTAATGGTACCCTCTTCGAGCATGATTTAAACTCGAACCAGATGCGTCATGGGGGTGACGTCGTCGGCTTGATCGATACACTGGACTATCTTCAAGGAATGGGCATCAAG GGCATCTATCTGGCAGGCACGATCTTGCTCAATCAGCCCTGGGGTTCAGACGGCTATTCAACTCTCGATACTACTTTGCTCGATCACCACTTTGGGAATATCCAGAGTTGGAGGGACGCGATATCGGAAATTCACCGACGAGGCATGTATGTCGTTTTCGACAACACAATCGCTAC CATGGGTGACTTGATTGGTTTCGAAGGATACTTGAATACCACTACCCCTTTTTCCGTCAAGGAACACAAGGCACTTTGGAAGACCGACCGCCACTATGTCGATTTCCACTTTGGAAATGATTACAACGAGACTTGTGACTACCCGCGGTTTTGGAATGAAACTGGCTGGCCAGTCGACCAATCCGTCAGGGACCAATTAAATGGGTGCTACGACAGTGACTTCGACCAATATGGCGACCGAGAGGCTTTTGGTGTCTATCCAGACTGGCAACGTCAACTGGCAAAATTTGCTTCCGTTCAAGATCGTTTGCGCGAGTGGAATCCCAGTGTCAGACAAAGATTGACTCGTCACTCTTGCATGATTATTGAAGCCCTTGATATTGACGGCTTTCGGTACGACAAGGCCACGCAAGCCACTGTGGATGCCCTGGGGGAGATGTCACTCGCTTATAGGGAGTGTGCTCGTAAAGTTGGCAAGAATAACTTCTTCATTTCCGGTGAGATCACTGGAGGAAACACCTTTGGCTCCATTTACCTTGGGCGTGGTAGGCAGCCCAACCAATATCTAAAGTCTGCCATCGATGCTATGAACATGACCAATTTATCAGACCACCAGTATTTCTTGCGCGAGCATGGTCATGAGGCTATCGACGCAGCAGCCTTCCACTACTCGATATATCGTTCCCTGACTCGATTTCTGGGCCTAGATGGTAACCTGGCAGCTGGCTATGATACTCCAGTTGACTGGACTGATGCCTGGAACCTAATGGTCATATCCAATGATATGATCAATGCCAATACTGGGAAGTTCGATCCTCGACACATGTATGGCGCCACAAATCAGGATGTTTTCCGTTGGCCGGCCATTGAGTACGGTGTAGAGCGCCAGCTCCTCGCTCTCTTCATCACAACCCTGCATCTTCCCGGCATCCCACTTCTTTTGTGGGGTGAAGAACAGGCTTTCTACATTTTGGATGCTACAGCCTCTAACTATATCTATGGACGTCAAGCAATGTCGCCCGCCACAGCATGGAAGACTCATGGCTGTTTTCAACTAACACCATCGCAGTACTACAACTGGCCTATCCAAAAGGGTCGTCAGGGTTGCCATGACGAGACGGCCACATACGACCACCGTGATCCTTCCCATCCTGTCCGGAACATTATCAAACATATGTACCAAATGAGAGAGAATTACCTTGTCTTGAACGACGGATGGTGGTTACAGAAACTATCTAAGCAGACTCGTGAAATTTATCTCCCTGGTTCAAACAGCACTCCTACCGAAACGGGCATGTGGTCAATCCTAAGAGGCGTGACTCCAGGTATCCAGAGCCTCGGCTCAGACAAGGATGACCAACCGGTGTGGCTTGTATACCAGAATGAGAACCATACTGTTGACTATAAATTTGACTGCGGCAGCAATGACTCTGCCTTGGTTGCTCCGTTCGCCTCCGGAACCACAGTGCGAAATCTGTTTTATCCACATGACGAACACGTTCTAAAAGATGGTCCAAAGAAACTTGGCTTGAATGGCTCCTCAGACACCAATGGCTGCCTCGACAGTTTGACTCTTAAGCCCTTTGAATTCCGGGCCTATGTCCCAAAGAATAGATTCATTGCTCCCCGTCCCATGATCACTCAGATCACGCCTGGCCACGATACCCCATTACTCTCAAAGGTCGCGCCTGACCAGGCTGAAGAGATAGATGTCAGCATCTATTTCTCAGCAGAAATGGACTGTGACTCTGTTACGAAATCAATCACACTGAACTCCACAACAGAATCCGGAAAAACGCCATCTGTCGACAGCAAAAGTGCGAGCTGCAGAAAGATTCCCGCCACTGACACGCAATGGACCGGTCAGCTTCCAAATGTTTGGGTTTGGACCGGAAAGTTGACTGGTGTGTATAACGGGATTCACCGGTTGACAGTCACAAACGCAAGTGACTCCGCTGGGACGAGCGCAACCAATGCCATTGACCATTTTTTGTTTCGTGTTGGCCAAAGTGACAATCCCATGGTATTCACCTCGGCCAATTATTCCAGTAGTCTGTTGCACGAGCATGAGAACGGCACACTTTTCATTCAACATCATGCTGCTGGTGCCGACAAGTATCGCTATTCTACCAACTGGGGCAGTTCATTCTCTGATTGGATGGACTACAAAGGTGGCAACGAGACAATTGAGGAGCTTCCCTGGTCCGGAACCGAGAAGCAGAAGTGGCAGGGAAAGCATGTGCGCGTTGAGTATTGGAGCAAGTTGACTGGGAGCAGCGACTATGTCCAAGAAGGAGACTCTGGTTGGGATTCCAACCGCCCACGGCGCTTCCCTCACCTCTTCTTTAATGGGCCGTATAATCAATACGGCTATGATGCTGGACTGGACAATGCGGTTCAGCTAGGAGATGATGGACTCTGGCGGTTTAGATTTGTGGCTGAGTGGCCAGCGCAGGGCCAGTTCAATGTCTGGGGCATCAATCCTGACGGTCAACCTGACCAGAGTTTCGTTTTTGGTGATGCAGATATGGACGGCGTCCTAGATCGCATGCCTCCCTCTTCCCTCAGTACCACACTGATTAACATCACTGACCACCCGCCAGCGCCCCATCTGGCATGGGTCCTTCACCTGGATGATTCGACTCTGCAATTCCAACTCGAGCCAACAGGCTCCAGGGCAGCTCAGATGGCCGCTTTCTTCCTGCTTTGGCTCATACCAGTTTTGACGGCTGCTGCATGTGTATATGGCTTCAAGAAATCGTTCTACCAAGTGAAATTCAACCAAGTCGGCgtcagcgagaagaagaagctatTACCATTATGGCTTCGGAGGAAGATCAAGCGTGCAGATCTTGAAGATGGCGAGCCCATGAATCCTCTTGTCCGCTTTGCAAACAGATCAAGCTTTGTCCAAAGCAGGTCAGCATTCAATGAAGGGACATTAAAGCGGAGAACTGTCCTGATTGCCACAATGGAGTACGATATTGAAGATTGGGCAATCAAGATTAAAATTGGCGGTCTAGGCGTCATGGCACAGCTTATGGGCAAGAATCTAGGGCACCAGAACCTGATATGGGTTGTCCCTTGTGTTGGTGGTGTTGATTACCCTGAGGATCAAAGGGCTGACCCGATGTTTGTCACCGTACTCGGGAACTCTTATGAGGTCAATGTCCAGTATCATGTTATCAAGAACATCACTTATGTTCTCTTGGATGCACCTGTCTTCCGCCAGCAGACCAAGACAGAGCCGTATCCTGCTCGGATGGACGATCTGGATAGTGCCATCTACTACTCTGCCTGGAATCAGTGTATCGCACAGGCAATTAGGAGATTTTCTGTCGAACTGTATCATGTCAATGACTATCATGGATCAATTGCTCCACTATATCTGCTACCACAGACTATCCCTATTTGCTTGTCCCTTCACAACGCTGAATTCCAAGGACTATGGCCAATGCGAAcacagaaggagaaagatgaGGTCTGTTCGGTGTtcaaccttgaccttgatgtGGCAAGTCGTTACGTCCAATTTGGTGAGGTCTTCAACATGCTTCATGCAGGTGCAAGCTACCTTCGGTTGCATCAGCAAGGCTTCGGTGCCGTAGGTGTCTCAAAGAAGTATGGGAAGCGCTCTTATGCCCGGTATCCGATCTTCTGGGGCCTGAAGAAAGTTGGAAACCTACCGAATCCTGATCCTACAGACACAGGTGAATGGAACGGAGAGCCAACTAGGCAATCTGACATCAAGGTAGATGCAGCTTATGAGGCCAGTCGCGGAGAATTCAAGCGTCAGGCACAAGAGTGGGCAGGACTGGAACAGAATCCCAATGCAGATCTTTTGGTGTTCGTCGGAAGATGGTCCATGCAAAAGGGTATCGACCTCATTGCAGATGTTATGCCTGCCGTCCTGGAAGCTCGGTCTAACGTTCAGTTAATCTGTGTCGGTCCGGTAATTGACCTCTATGGCAAATTCGCGGCGTTAAAGCTCGATCGTATGATGGAATTGTACCCCGGCCGTGTGTTCTCAAGGCCTGAGTTCACTGCACTTCCGCCATTCATTTTCTCTGGTGCTGACTTTGCTTTGATTCCATCGCGCGATGAGCCTTTTGGCCTTGTTGCAGTGGAGTTTGGACGCAAGGGTGCTCTTGGTATTGGTGCGCGTGTTGGCGGCCTGGGTCAAATGCCTGGTTGGTGGTACAATGTTGAATCTACAACAACAtcgcatcttctccatcagTTCAAACTCGCTATTGGTAGTGCATTGGACTCGAAACCCAAAGTTCGAGCCATAATGAGGGCACGGTCCGCGAAGCAACGCTTTCCTGTTGCTCAGTGGGTGGAAGACCTTGAAATCTTGCAGTCTACTGCGATTCGAATTCACAGCAAAGAACTGGCGAAGTCAAGTGGACAGACATTGACTCCATCCGGCTGCAACACCCCGAGTGGAACGATGACGCCTCCAGTTGCAGGAAATCTGACTCCAACGGGCATCCAAACTCCTCCTTTGATGCATTCACGGGAACCAAGTGTTTCGAACGCCAGTAGGCTCAGCGTCCTTGGCCCCCAGCAACGAAACACAATTGTATACAGCCGCGATCCAAGTCCTGGAATGATTGAAAAGCCCAAGTCAGGTCTTAGCCGGCAGCTATCCCTTGGAGTAAGAGCTGGACCTGGGCATCTGGAACGCCGCGGCCGTCGTAAGCTCAAGAAGATGAATCAAGCGGGCAGTGATGACAATCAGAACTCAACGACTGACGTCGAGTCAAGCAGCGATGACGATATTATCCCCAGCTACTACGGCGACGATGAATACACTCTCACGCCTGAACAAGCGGAAGCAGGGCGACAAACAGAAATTTCCCAGCAACAAGGGCATCATTCCGTGTGGACCCCTCGGGACTTCTTCAGTCAAAGACATTCAAGTCAAACGTCTATCTCATTCAACACTCCCCTGTCCCCCACCAGCACTGGTGTCACTGAAGCCGACGACGCTATattccctcctgctcggcGGATGCTGGAACCTGCTAACCCAAGTCACCGCCTTAGCAGCGCCTCTGTGCTCTCAGTGGATTCGATTGTCGGCGCCAAGAGAGACTATAGACTCCAAAGAGTTGATCCTTTCTTCACAGACAGTACCGGCGAATTCTACAGAATCTTTGAAAAGAAGTTGGAGACGTTGAATGGTTCGAACAGTGAATCACAGCTCTGCATCGAGGAGTACCTTGTCAAGAGCGAGAAGAAGTGGTTCAATAGATTCAGGGATGCTAGACTAGGTCGTAATCagtctcctgcttcttctgtgtTCCGGATCAAGCGAGATTATTCGCCCAACGATACTGTCTCCAACGAAATGGGAGCGCGTGAGAGCGACAGCGACCCACCGAAAGAACGTGATGAGTTCTTCTTAGGATCTGACTATGTTCCCCCCACAGGTCTGAAAAAATGGATGCAAGTGCGGATTGGTGACTGGCCTATCTACTCGATATTTCTCGGATTGGGACAAATCATCGCGGCCAACTCCTACCAGATCACACTGCTCACCGGTGAAGTGGGCCAGACACCTGAAAAACTCTATGGCATCGCAACAACATACTTGATTACATCAATCATCTGGTGGTTTTTCTTCCGTTACTTTAAGTCGGTGGTTGTCCTCTCGCTTCCATGGCTGTTATATGGCCTTGCGTTTGTCATAATCGGTGTTGCGCATTTCGAAAGCAATTCATTCAGTCGCGGGTGGATCCAGAATGTGGGAAGCGGATTGTacgctgctgctgcctccAGTGGCTCCATTTTCTTTGCGCTGAATTTCGGTGATGAGAATGGAGTGCCTGTCAAACAGTGGGTTTTCCGTGCATGTGTCATTCAAGGCACCCAGCAGGCTTATGTGATCGGCCTGTGGTATTGGGGAACCAGCCTTGCTCAAGCAAGTAACAGTGGCATTATCAATCCCCAGGGCGATATAACAAACACTTGGAGGATAAC TGCCATTTGCTTACCCATCGCCATTATCCTGTGGAGTGTCGGTTTGCTTGTTTTCTTCGGCTTGCCGAATTACTACCGGCAGATACCCGGGAAAGTCCCATCCTTCTACAAGTCTGTCTTCCGGCGAAAGATCGTTCTGTGGAACTTCGTCGTTGTCATCGTTCAGAACTTCTTCCTGAGCGCACAGTATGGACGGAATTGGAGCT TTCTGTGGAGCTCCAAGAATGCGGAAGCCTGGCAGGTGGGAATTTTGTGtgcctttttctttggcgCTGTCTGGGCCGCGCTGCTGTACTTGTTCGGTTACCTATCCAAGTCTCATAGCTGGATCATTCCAGTGTTCGCCTGCGGCTTGGGGGCTCCACGATGGGCCCAGGTGCTTTGGGGTGTCTCAGGGATTGGGCTGTATGTTCCCTGGGCTGGCGGGGACTTAGCCGGGGCCCTTGTTTCTCGGTCCCTGTGGCTCTGGCTTGGAGTCCTGGATTCCTTACAGGGCCTTGGATTCGGCATGATCTTGCTTCAGACCTTGACTCGGATGCACATCTGCTTCACCCTGCTGGCTTCTCAAGTGCTAGGTTCAATTGCGACCATTTGCGCCAGGGCTTTTGCTCCGAACAATATTGGTCCGGGCCCGATCTCACCAGACCTGACGGCCGGAGTCAGCTCGGTTGCCAATGCTTGGTTCTGGATTGCCATTTTTTTTCAGCTGCTAATATG CGCTGGGTTCTTGAGGTTCTTCCGGAAAGAGCAACTTTCAAAGCCCTAA